The following are encoded in a window of Cydia strobilella chromosome 1, ilCydStro3.1, whole genome shotgun sequence genomic DNA:
- the LOC134745000 gene encoding poly(ADP-ribose) glycohydrolase-like, translated as MKINLTLHFTRILPKSYKVARHDFRAFAMTTNMESDNNWRGVPLTEIWGAQSPWGAPEFPLVAPAFNHTVLYHIPSSGCVPGDRPPKPQNGQDKWDHDFVRMPCSNQSLYPVEDSSGETHLKKRWGLIQSALWKPIRNSHELAEAIISYNTQFKNTWKFRALHKLFNEHLEEEESQYFFDVTLPEIAKLALELPKLIQSPIPLLKQHKNRSISLSQQQISSLLANAFFCTFPRRNSTKKSSEYASFPHINFNTLYETSGSDSILEKLKCLCHYFRRVCTKVPVGAVTFSRRSVPPRRCPAWPQSTASLAAVPLHVAAGGTIEDSDGLVQLDFANKFLGGGVLGYGCVQEEIRFVICPELLVSMLFTEVLRPNEALMIIGCERYSKYSGYGSSFQWSGDYSVATPLDSSSRRRACVLAVDALPYASAALQYRPPAMVRELNKAWVGFTFYSEDQPTSTQYPGIATGNWGCGAFGGTPQLKTLIQLMACAEARRPMAYYTFNDEGIRDEFVNVYNLLARYNITVGQLYQLIARFCTTDVRKGNLHDFIQHALNNGQLPPTCPAPEPATPDTAPSPPDTGPGTTDASPADSSSTRQTDVENMDICDTLDMNEIELSESLQKELLRQSPDMFSQDDTDSQETQLLNNREDVSKSTSAEVHKMAPSSNKMAASNSKSLTTDLFEEMNKLDQSNGKLNLSKSHTNILYESVKSINDSMDTSEKSEESKSDPSSEMKRKMAKKITDYFSKKAI; from the exons atGAAAATTAATTTAACGCTTCATTTTACAAGAATATTACCAAAAAGCTACAAAG TGGCAAGGCATGATTTTCGCGCGTTTGCTATGACCACCAACATGGAAAGTGATAATAACTGGCGAGGCGTTCCTTTAACCGAGATATGGGGGGCGCAGTCCCCATGGGGAGCTCCAGAGTTCCCTTTAGTGGCCCCGGCATTTAACCACACAGTGTTGTACCATATTCCGAGCAGCGGTTGTGTGCCGGGCGACCGGCCGCCGAAACCGCAGAACGGACAAGACAAATGGGACCACGATTTCGTCAGGATGCCGTGCTCTAATCAGAGTTTATATCCAGTTGAagat AGCTCCGGTGAAACACACTTGAAGAAACGCTGGGGCTTAATCCAGAGTGCCCTGTGGAAGCCAATCCGGAACAGCCACGAGCTAGCCGAAGCTATAATAAGCTATAACACACAGTTCAAAAACACTTGGAAGTTCAGAGCACTACATAAGCTGTTTAATGAG CATTTGGAAGAAGAGGAATCCCAGTACTTCTTTGATGTCACATTGCCCGAGATAGCCAAACTTGCACTTGAGTTGCCTAAATTAATACAGTCCCCTATACCATTGCTCAA ACAGCACAAAAACCGGTCAATATCACTGTCGCAGCAGCAAATATCAAGTTTGCTCGCAAACGCATTCTTCTGTACGTTTCCGCGGCGAAACAGCACCAAGAAGAGTTCTGAATATGCTTCTTTCCCGCACATCAACTTTAATAC acTTTATGAAACATCGGGATCAGATTCCATCTTGGAGAAGCTCAAGTGTTTGTGCCACTACTTTAGAAGAGTCTGCACTAAAg TTCCAGTCGGGGCAGTGACGTTCTCGCGCCGCTCGGTGCCGCCGCGGCGCTGCCCCGCCTGGCCACAGTCTACTGCCTCCCTGGCTGCCGTGCCTCTACACGTAGCGGCCGGTGGAACTATTGAAGATTCTGACGGTCTGGTGCAGTTGGACTTCGCTAACAA ATTCCTCGGCGGGGGCGTGTTGGGATACGGTTGTGTCCAGGAAGAGATTCGCTTCGTCATCTGTCCTGAGTTATTGGTATCCATGCTGTTTACCGAGGTGCTGCGGCCGAACGAAGCGCTCATGATcatag GCTGCGAACGCTACAGCAAGTACTCCGGCTACGGGTCCAGTTTCCAATGGTCCGGCGACTACTCCGTCGCGACCCCGCTAGACTCGTCGAGCCGGCGTCGCGCGTGCGTGCTGGCGGTGGACGCGCTGCCTTACGCCAGCGCGGCGCTGCAGTACAGACCGCCGGCTATGGTTAGAGAACTCAACAAG GCCTGGGTGGGATTTACCTTCTATTCCGAAGACCAGCCCACAAGCACCCAGTACCCCGGCATTGCTACTGGCAACTGGGGCTGTGGGGCCTTCGGGGGCACTCCGCAGCTCAAGACCCTCATACAG CTCATGGCGTGCGCGGAGGCCCGGAGGCCTATGGCGTACTACACGTTCAACGATGAGGGGATTCGGGACGAGTTTGTGAACGTTTATAACTTGCTTGCAAGATATAATATCACTGTTG GTCAACTGTACCAGTTGATCGCGCGGTTTTGCACGACGGACGTTCGTAAGGGCAACCTGCACGACTTCATACAGCACGCGCTGAACAACGGACAACTGCCTCCGACCTGTCCGGCGCCGGAGCCCGCGACACCGGACACGGCGCCGAGTCCCCCGGACACGGGACCGGGGACTACCGACGCGAGTCCGGCGGACAGCTCGAGCACGAGACAGACGGACGTGGAGAATATGGATATT TGTGACACATTGGACATGAACGAAATAGAACTCTCCGAGTCGTTACAAAAGGAACTCCTCAGACAATCACCTGACATGTTCTCTCAAGATGACACAGACTCCCAAGAAACACAACTATTAAACAACCGTGAAGACGTCTCTAAATCAACAAGCGCAGAGGTTCACAAAATGGCGCCCAGTTCAAACAAAATGGCCGCCAGTAACAGTAAAAGTCTAACTACAGATTTGTTTGAAGAGATGAATAAGCTTGACCAGTCGAATGGTAAGCTAAATCTATCTAAATCACACACTAATATACTATACGAATCTGTAAAAAGTATAAATGATTCTATGGATACGAGTGAGAAATCGGAAGAAAGTAAATCGGATCCCAGTTCGGAGATGAAGAGAAAGATGGCTAAGAAAATAACTGattattttagtaaaaaagctatttaa